From Candidatus Bathyarchaeia archaeon, one genomic window encodes:
- a CDS encoding carbohydrate ABC transporter permease codes for PGREGIFTGIMVVYMLPGMAMLIPMVIVMKLLGLLDSIPGLIMAHTIYILPMMTWFLVGIFEGVPADLEEAAQVDGYSRLGTLTRVVIPLSISGFFLITVFCFVLSWNELMFAKVVGIFRVKMLQPAIFEFLSPTALQYSQVAAASLISGTPVVLLAIILQKYIIAGILKGAVK; via the coding sequence TTCCAGGCAGAGAAGGCATCTTCACAGGCATCATGGTGGTCTACATGCTACCGGGCATGGCCATGCTCATACCTATGGTCATCGTGATGAAGCTTTTGGGATTGCTGGACTCCATACCAGGCTTAATCATGGCTCACACGATTTATATCCTTCCCATGATGACCTGGTTCTTAGTGGGGATTTTTGAAGGGGTTCCAGCCGACCTCGAGGAAGCCGCTCAGGTGGACGGGTACAGTAGGCTGGGAACCCTAACCAGAGTAGTCATTCCCTTGTCCATTTCAGGCTTCTTCTTAATCACGGTCTTCTGCTTCGTCCTCTCCTGGAATGAGTTGATGTTCGCCAAGGTTGTGGGAATCTTCAGGGTGAAAATGCTTCAACCAGCCATATTCGAGTTCCTCAGCCCCACAGCTCTCCAATACTCTCAAGTCGCTGCGGCCAGCTTGATTTCGGGGACACCCGTCGTTCTCCTAGCCATTATCCTACAAAAATACATCATAGCCGGAATCTTGAAGGGAGCCGTTAAATAG